Part of the Quercus robur chromosome 5, dhQueRobu3.1, whole genome shotgun sequence genome, agATGGAAGAGACCAACTTCTAGTTGTCAGCCCAAGATTTGCAAGAACAATGAGCACATTAATCCACAAAGGTCAAATTAGGTTGAGTTTGGTCATTAGTGTCACTTTTTAGAAAAGGTATATCATGTATTTGATGCATAAGTCCTCCCTCTCACATGAGAGTCAATTCCCATATAAGAGGAAAGACTTATAAGAGGTATATTTTCCACTTTTTGGCATAGAGTTCCACTTCTCAAAACAAATCAGGATTGCCACACTACTCTTACCAATTAAATTTGTCATCTTTCCAATCAAATAATTTTGCTTCACAATCAAGTACTCTTTCAATCTCCACAAGTATGTGAGTTCAATTACAATACGTAgatgtatatactatatatgtACAAGAATCTATAGTGTGGTGTAGATGACCATTCCACCAAATAAGTTCTATCctatattatttcttaatattgtctttctatttcttttaattttcaatattaaGCCTAATgttgaataaataattacaatttacaaaatcaagtgttatttttatatttttatcagACTTAGAAAAAAGAGGGGAGGAGGAATTACACTTTTCCATCCTAAATTATACCACATTTTACACTTCATTCCTCATGAATTATCGAAATGCATGATTGATCCCCCCAAAGTTATATCACTGTAACACTTAAGTCCCTGCTGTCTGTTTTGGGGTTAAGTTTAATGGAATTTAGCATTAAAAAATTATCCCAAATAAATGTGTgcgtgtttgtgtgtgtgtgtggagctAGACACACATCATGTTCCTATTAATAATTAAGAGTTCCAAgtttcaaacatgtttggagtcAAACTGttattttaataacaatttataataatgtgcattgcacatgacATGACACATGTCCTAGTCCTATTATTAGTTGGAGTTGAACTGTCCTTTTAATAATGCAATTTGTTTGGGTTAGcatttgattgaaatttttacTTACCCAAACCAGAACAATCCAagtttccacaaaaaaaaataaaaagaaaatttacaaCCTAACCCAACACATCACTTTAAGTTGAATAGAAAATATATCCATATCTACCCAGCAGTGATTGCAGGTGATGCTGGCAATTTTCAAAATGATACATATATCAATCTGAGTTGGCCGTTAGGGTGGAATTCACTTGGCCTGACAGcggcaatttatttatttattttggtacaGTGGAGGAATAAAGAATTTAAATCTTAAATGTCTTcgttaaaaacattaaaaagtgTCAATCAATTGAACTACAAAACTCTCGAAAAATCAACTTATAAGAAAAAAGGATTGGTTCTGTTATAAGGActtatgaaaatgaaaaacaaaacagcttataaatataaattaatgattaaacacaacaaaattttcacaaatatggTAAAACACAAACAGGAAGAGAGGAAATAAATTACAGTGGtttaagaaaaaactaaaagtgACTAGACTAGCAAAATCATGTTGCAGCTTTCTTACGAGCAAACCGTTGCAAAGATTTTGGAAGCTCAACTTCCTCGCTGATTTTCTGCTTCTTTATAGATAATTGCCCATCCTGCATCTGTTGTTCCAAGAAAGGCCTTTTAGCATTAGCAATAATCTCCTGTCTCTTTTTCAACTTCTTACTGGGCTTACTCCTCccctttgttttcttcttcatgTTGATGCCATCCTTAACAGCTTCTATGGTAGCTTCCATTTCGGCCTCTATTTCCTTCTTTGTTgacttctctttcttccttgcTGTCTTCACTGTACCAATCTTTGTAGGGTCTAGCATAATTGTCTCAGGTGGAAGCTTGTCAAGAAGAAGGTGGACTTCCTTCTCTCCCCTCTGTTTGCGTGTTTCAAATGGATTAGCCACCCAAGAATCAAAGTTGGGTTCCCCAGATCCTGGAATAAGAATACTAGACCAACCCATGGAGTGTCCTATGCCTAGAACATCTTCATATGGTCGAAACAACAAGTTACTTATCTTGTAACCTTTCACCATTGAATGATTCATATATCTGCTATAATTCTGAGTTCCTGAGAAATCAGAAAGAACCTGTACAAAAGAACCAGTTCCACATGCAAGCAAACCCTTCTGACTGAAATCTAACGTCTTTGCGTGACCTGGTAAAGTTTGGAGAACCTCAAATTTCCTCAAGTCCCAAAGCTTAATTTTCCTCTCCTTCCCAGCTGTGGCCATGAGATGGCCATTAGGGTGGAATGCCAAGGCAGAGACAGGCCCATGATGACACAGCATCTTGACTAGAGGAGCAGAGCTGGTAGGCTTCCACATGGTAACTGTTCCGCCAGAATGACCCAACCCAACAACCGCATTGTAGGGATTCACCTGCATCACATCAGTACGGCCTAAACCAGTCCGGATATTACCTATCATAGCACCCATCGATACATCTTCATAATGGAGCTGCCCGAATTTGTTTATGGATGCCAAGAGAAAGTGATTTTTAAGAAACTGAAGTTTTAACACTGCACCTTGATCCTGAAAAATTGATGTAAAGTCAGTTATACTGCACCTCCAATCAAATTTAACATCCAAAGAGAGTTAACATCAAAACATCAGGAACTCTGTTGTGACTTTCAATCTAGAGACAACCATTGAAAGTGAGCTGCACATGTATGTGTAAACACGTGGATTCTCAGTTCAAGATTAAAGCTGAGGAACTGACAAGCCTTGATCATAATACTGAATAATATAGAGAGTGGATCTATGAATCTGTCCCACTGCTAGGCATGTACTGTGTTTATAGCGTGTTCGACCTGCCTATGCATTTGATTTAGACTCCTGAACAAATGGAGGTACCATGTGGTTTAAATTTAACATACAATGAGGGTTAGCATTAAAACATCAGGAACTCCTTTGTGACTTACAATCTAGAGACAACCATTGAAAATGAGCTGCACATGTAGGTGTAAACATGTGGATTCTCAGTTCAAGATTAAAGCTGAGGAACTGACAAGCCTTAATCATACTACTGAATAATATAGAGAGTGGATTTATGAATCTGTCCCATTGCTAGGCATGTACTGTGTTTATAGCATGTTCGACCTGCCCATGCATTTGATTTAGACTACTGAACAAATGGAGGTACCATGTGGTTTATGTCAATCTAAAGTTGGGTTAGCAACAACTAAATGAAACCGCTACcaaatttagataaaaataagtGAAACTTTGACTCATCATCTGCTTTTAACTCAGCCACTTCAAGAAAGGTATCATTCTAAGAAAGCCCAACAAAGTTTTATGAAGCTTAACACTACAATTGTTTGGAGAGGGAGTGGGGAAAAGGGAAGGTGTAGTAAAgccaagaaaataaatgaagtaAAAAGAGGGCAAACAAAAACAGAGACATTACTACTTCTCAACACGAAGCATCAATTGAATACATAAACAACAATACATGACAGGTGATTCACCAAAGATAGTTTGATGGACCTGTACTCAAATGTTCCAGGTGGACATGGCTTTATTGCTGGCTTGGTTTCTCACTACATTTTTTTAAGCTAAATTACATATAACAACCCTCTAACTTTGACCTGTTTTCAATTCcttcctttaattttattttgtttcttcatttcagtccttttcCATTTGTTTCCAACGTAGTCCTTCCATTCACCTCTGTCCAATCTGCACTGTTAAGTACATCAAAACAACATTGTTTTGGGAAGTGAAAGATACTAAAACTAACAGTGAGATTGGACGGAACTAAAAGGAAgaattaaattgaaaacaaattaaagttaaaggaccaaaaagagagagagagagagaaacttaaAGGACTGAATTGAAAATAAGTTTAAGTTAGAGGCGTAGTTTATAATtgagctattttttttatatgtattggATATTTTACTAGGTAACCTGCCTAATGTACATAAGATACTTGAGTGTATTAAACCATCCATTGGATccactaaagaaaaagaaaatgatacacaacacaaaactaattaatttattaaagaaGACAAGGGAGAAAGGAGCATTTCTGATGATGCTTGTCTGATTTACTATAAACTCATATGAAGAGCTCAGCTTCAAATGCAGGTTTTATTGGTTATTACAAATCCATGCAGAACACTTTGGATCTATGTATACTCCATTTACTACACTTCAAaagttaagaaattttttatggcaTATTAACACATACACACAGGTAAATCAACCTACATGGACAAGATAAAAGAATTCAGAACCAGTGACTATCAgagtaaaatgttttttaactCATTCTGAGCAAACAACTCCAGCATACACACAGAATCAAAGAGCCTATGATAGCTTAAAAAGACACACAATTCATTCCAGGGCAGCATACTGACCTTTAGGCAGTGAGCTTCTATGCCCTCTTGGCCATAAATATATGTATACCTGTCATAATTTAGAGTGGTTAGCTATTCGGATATAGTTTCAGAATGCTGTACAAGAATACTAATCAATAAATACcaaataagagaaaagaaatttgaTACATGTTACAGAAATGTTCAAACCACAGGACAACAGGTGTAACTTAAAAGCAtagccttaaaaaaaatttcttttaaagcaATGACCGATGGAAACACCTATTTATCAAATCGTACTAGGAACTAGCTATTGACAACGACAAGGCATGGTAGAATATGCTGAAAATAAGGATAAATGAATTTAATGGAAAGACAAGGACACAACCAGAACATGTTAATCTATGAAGACTTAAGTTGGCCCCAGCccagagccttgtagctcaactagcacCTTTTGGTGCTTCCAACGGAAACATCTAGGGATCaaatccccccaccccccaaccATGGATCTAATAAAGAGACTTAAGTTGGCCCCATGAGGCAAGATGTCAGCAGCAAGGAGTTGGCGGGTCATGAGTTACAAAAACCTAAACAAAATAGATGATGATCCAAGCTTCAACCAAAGATCTAAACCCAAtgttataatattaaaaaataaaaaaggtgctTGTTGTGGCAGGATGACAATTCAACGAGTATAAAAGCTTGGTTAAG contains:
- the LOC126726392 gene encoding probable U3 small nucleolar RNA-associated protein 7; this encodes MSVVKATKEQKEKETEEEEIPEDLDLKVKKYLRGGAANFDDLKDKKLKGQLSHRESLYGASAKAAAKYEKWLMPSEGGYLEADGPVEKTWRIKQEDIRREVDISSSRNQHDVILPEFSPYTLDFTSNGQYMAAAGRKGHLAIVDMKNMIPRREIQVGETVRDVVFLQDQSFFAAAQKKYTYIYGQEGIEAHCLKDQGAVLKLQFLKNHFLLASINKFGQLHYEDVSMGAMIGNIRTGLGRTDVMQVNPYNAVVGLGHSGGTVTMWKPTSSAPLVKMLCHHGPVSALAFHPNGHLMATAGKERKIKLWDLRKFEVLQTLPGHAKTLDFSQKGLLACGTGSFVQVLSDFSGTQNYSRYMNHSMVKGYKISNLLFRPYEDVLGIGHSMGWSSILIPGSGEPNFDSWVANPFETRKQRGEKEVHLLLDKLPPETIMLDPTKIGTVKTARKKEKSTKKEIEAEMEATIEAVKDGINMKKKTKGRSKPSKKLKKRQEIIANAKRPFLEQQMQDGQLSIKKQKISEEVELPKSLQRFARKKAAT